The following coding sequences are from one Triticum dicoccoides isolate Atlit2015 ecotype Zavitan chromosome 4A, WEW_v2.0, whole genome shotgun sequence window:
- the LOC119286701 gene encoding dihydrolipoyllysine-residue succinyltransferase component of 2-oxoglutarate dehydrogenase complex 1, mitochondrial-like, whose protein sequence is MASRLASRLLLRRPAAVLSLLQSSRHARHFSTQLLEGAPRLPKPTCERYFLRNASPYQIWSRSFASENGDLVEAVVPFMGESVTDGTLANFLKKPGDRVEADEAIAQIETDKVTIDVSSPEAGVIEKFIASEGDTVTPGTKIAVISKSAAPSEAHVAPSEETSEKETPPPPPPEKPKVEAKSPKVESVKPQASKLASPSEPQLPPKERERRVSMPRLRKRIANRLKDSQNTFALLTTFNEVDMTNLMKLRTDYKDEFVKKHGVKLGLMSCFVKAAVSALQNQPIVNAVIDGDDIIYRDYIDVSVAVGTSKGLVVPVIRDTEGMNFADIEKGINSLAKKATEGALSIDEMAGGTFTISNGGVYGSLISTPIINPPQSAILGMHSIVQRPVVVDGSILARPMMYLALTYDHRLIDGREAVLFLRRIKDVVEDPRRLLLGI, encoded by the exons ATGGCGTCCCGTCTCGcgtcccgcctcctcctccgccgccccgccgcc GTATTAAGTTTGCTCCAGAGTTCTAGACATGCTAGACATTTCAGCACTCAGTTACTTGAAG GTGCTCCGAGACTTCCAAAGCCAACATG TGAACGCTATTTCCTTCGAAATGCTTCTCCTTACCAAATTTGGAGTAGATCATTTGCTTCAGAGAATG GTGACTTGGTTGAAGCTGTTGTGCCCTTCATGGGTGAATCTGTAACTGATGGAACCCTTGCCAATTTCTTAAAGA AACCTGGTGATAGAGTTGAAGCTGATGAGGCGATAGCTCAGATTGAAACTGATAAG GTTACAATAGATGTTTCCAGTCCAGAAGCTGGGGTAATTGAAAAG TTCATTGCCAGTGAAGGTGACACTGTTACTCCAGGTACCAAAATTGCCGTGATATCTAAGTCTGCTGCTCCAAGTGAGGCCCATGTTGCACCATCTGAAGAGACCTCCGAGAAGGAGacccctcctccacctcctccagagaaaCCTAAGGTTGAGGCAAAATCACCAAAAGTAGAATCTGTCAAACCACAGGCGTCAAAACTAGCCTCCCCCTCAGAACCTCAGCTCCCTCCAAAGGAAAGAGAGAGACGG GTGTCAATGCCAAGGCTCAGGAAGCGTATAGCAAATCGTTTGAAGGATTCTCAGAACACTTTTGCACTACTGACTACATTCAACGAAGTTGACAT GACCAATTTGATGAAACTGCGGACTGACTACAAAGATGAGTTTGTTAAGAAGCATGGTGTCAAATTGGGCCTGATGTCCTGCTTTGTTAAG GCTGCTGTTTCTGCGCTTCAAAATCAGCCAATTGTCAATGCTGTTATTGATGGTGATGACATCATCTACAGAGACTACATTGACGTTAGTGTTGCTGTTGGCACTTCCAAG GGTCTTGTGGTGCCTGTTATCCGTGATACAGAAGGGATGAACTTTGCTGACATTGAGAAGGGGATAAACAGCCTTGCAAAGAAGGCAACTGAGGGGGCATTGTCAATTGATGAGATGGCAGGGGGAACCTTCACAATCTCAAACGGTGGTGTCTATGGAAGTCTTATCAGCACACCTATCATCAACCCTCCACAG TCAGCAATTCTTGGAATGCATTCTATTGTCCAACGCCCTGTGGTTGTGGATGGCTCCATCCTTGCGAGGCCAATGATGTACCTTGCACTGACATATGACCATAGGCTGATAGATGGCAGAGAAGCTGTTCTGTTTCTGCGCCGCATCAAGGACGTGGTTGAAGATCCACGGAGGTTGCTCCTTGGCATATAG